GTAAGAAGTGGATTTTTGCATATCCATAGAAAGCTTTGTGAATGTACCAGGTTATTGTCTGTTTCTCTAGGGTAGCTTCTCTTTTCTTGATTCCAGTGGTTTCCAAAAATTTTGCACATGGAAACGTTATATCGGCCATTAGGGTGCTCTGCTCCAAGCTGCAAGACTAAGAATTCGTTTAGGGGACGCTCATCCTCCCCACACCTGAAAATGAAACAATGAATTTTGAGGACATTATGCATAAATGTTAAGCTCAATCGTTTGCTGATGGAACTTACCCTCCATAAATGGCAATGTCCGAGTCTGTAAGAACAGCCGTATGAGAAAAGCGGCCTTGTGGTTGTTGGCCACATATGCCAAGCTGAGTCCATGAACAAGTACTCACATCTAGGACCCAAACATCATTGTAATAATGTTTGTCTCCAACACCTCCAATGACATAGACCTGCAAATCATGAAGAGCTCAGGGACCTCTGTCCTTTCAGAAAATGATGAGATCTCAAATATCACCATgctacttataaataaaaaaatatcactaTGCAAAAATCAATTCATAATTAGCCACAAGAAATCTATGTTTGCCATCTTGTATATTTTACATCTTCAAAATTTCCCTGAAATAACAGCAATGTAAAGACTACATTGGTGCATACATTCAGTATCTCAATTATGTTATTTACATAATCTCAATTCGCCATGTCAGTATTCAAAATACAGTAACACAGAGAACTGTTGTCCATGATGCAATCATATCATATCTCAACTGGGTATGTATATCATCCTCCAACAAAAGAGGTGGAGTAAACACCAAAATAGCAGATGAAAGATGGACAAAAATCTAACTGCAGATTAGTGCTGAGTCTCACTTCCTTAACAATGTGAAACTAGATGGAATGATTTTGACTCTACGCAGGGTCTACGTCCCCTTATTTttatagtattacatgttagtAAGGTGACTTGCCTTTGTCCTAACATTCACAGCAGCATGACCTGCTCTCACACCTGGTGAAGATCCTTGAACAGCCAACtgatgagaaaaatgaaacaattAGATCTCTtccatttatttaaaacaacatCAGTGAAGTACTTAAAACATGAGACAATGGTGAGGGGAAGCTTATACCCTTGACCAAGTCAATGTCTCCATATCAAGCATATCAACATCACCATGATAACGATCACCACGATCCCCACCATAAACGAAGAGCTTGTTACCAATTGAAACAGCACTATGACTGTCCCTAGGGACAGGGACATCACCCTGCACCTCAGGGGAAGTCCATTTCATAGTCTTGAGGTCTAGAACATGTAAATCATTCAAGTAATTAGCTTCACCCTCTCCACTACCCCCAAATATAACTATTTTGTCATCTCCAACTATCGTGGCCGTATGACTTTCACGAGGAGATGGTGGAGTCCCTTCACATTCAGGCCGGATCCACTCGTTGGTCACAAGATCTAGTACATGAAGATCGTTCACCTTCTTAGAACCATTTGTACCACCAAAAACTATCATCCTGTGCCCCACAAGAACAGCACTGTGGCTGTCTCTTGGGCCAGGCCCTTGACCCGTAGTTATGAGAGTGTTCCAAACCATTGAATCCAGATGTAGCACGAGGACATCACTGAAATGTAAACCCCCGCAACATCCCTGAAATGGTTTGTCAAAGAGAATAAATCAATCTGGATTTTCCATCGGGAACAAAAGTTGCCGAGCAACAAAGGTAGTTCTAAAAGGATCTAACTCCAGTTGTCAAGGTGACCGGATGACATCAATTTCAGTAGATTAGAACTAGCAAACAGTAAAGTGAAATGCTAGATTATGCTTTATCAAATAGATAGGTATTTACGATTTTAAAGTCCAAGCAAGTAATGGATTTTTTATTCTGTAAATGATTCCCGAAGAGTATAGCTCAATGTTTCGGACATACTGCCACCAGAGGAAATCTACGGGAATGGTTTATCAAACTCCAAGGAGAAATCACAGGAAAAGGGAAATAATTAGatgcaagaaaaatgaaggCAAAGAGAAcaacaaatgaaaatgaaacatcTTTGCTACTTCaagaaagcaaaaatataatttccatTCTACCACATAACTAAACCGTCCGAACAAATAGAGAAACTAAACCCAGACAAATTCAGTCGATATTCTCCAGCAAGACACAAACGAAGATATATTTAGGAAGCTGCAGTATCTGGTTAAGAAAGTGTATGTCTCCTTAGCCCAAGATAGCTCCGTTCagaattcaaaaaagaaaaagaaaaagaaaaacagagagagtaGAAGCATCCAAACGAAAATACCATTAAATAAGCACACGACAtggggatttaaaaaaaaaaaaaaaaactacttgtTATAACAGAACAACTGCTCACAGGAAACCATATCTGCAATATTAAGGCAGAATTTCTAAGGAATGAAACCATGAGAGGCACCACAAACCATAATTAAAGAAGACGAAGCTGAAAAGTACATCATcgtatatcaatatatttttaaggaaaataggagaaaaataaattttccttCATCAAGAAAATTATGCATACCCCAAAGATGTAAACAACCCCTTGAGAACAACAAGCTGAGTGCCCCCATCTCTCGGAAGGATTGGATCCCAAAACCTTTGGATAAAGCCACATTGCCTTCTTCTTTGCAGTTTCGCCTCCCAAAGACCCCATTACCAAACAGACGCTCTTTCTCTTGGCAAAACTTTAGTGTAACTTCGGCACAGTGGTTggaaaagatgaagaaatagaagagGGGAGAATGGAAATAAAAGGGTCAAAAGAGGACATGAACAAGCCAAGTGATATATCAACAATCAGTGTCAATGGACATGAAAAGATGGGCGCTTTCAAGTCCAAATCACTGTGGCAACCAACAACAACAGAAGGTCGTGATGAAAAGAACATTTTTTATATCtccctaaataaaaaataaatcattaacAAAAGCCGTACAAACATATATTACAGTATAACTATACACACTACATGGTTGGATAAGCTCGAAGAACATTGACTAGTGATGTAAAATCATGAGTATATATGACTTGTGCGAGAGTGatagaggttttttttttttttttcttttcttttcttttttattattattagtattattatttttataagtcaaTTGTTTATTAGCAGCTTCTTTTGCTTTTTCGCATTTGTCTTGCTGAAAATGATGGAGGGTGGGGGCATAGGGTCGTGGGAAATGATGAAGAAAGTGTTTGGGAGTTTTGAGGTTTTTGACAGAATAGGTTTAGGGGCGTGAGGTtgctttcctttattttttaatttttctcctttttaaaAACTCACATGGTTTTCTTTCATTGTTAACATGACATTGGGATTGATGGGAGTGAGGAAGTGtttcctcttcctctctctttctcccccaATTTTCAAGGTGGGTTATTGATGTGGATCTAGAAATGTCTCTTCTCAAGGGTCTTTGGGGAAGTGTGGGGCTTTGTGTTGTGCTGTGGAAATTCTTTCTTAGTTTTGGGAAATGGATGGGCGTTGTTTCCCTCAAAAAGTTTTGGGTGTCTTCTTGAAAGTTGATCTCACTTACAGTTTCTCCCTTCACGACAAACTGATTATCTGAGATTATGGAATGAGCCATGTGGCCCTGTACACTAGCCAGAAATGAGCGTCTTTGGCCAAAGTCCAGATATATAACAGAGAGAATTCCTGTATATAAACACGAagtgaatatataaaaataaatttataaattaatataatttttttaatctattttacgataaaagtaattttataatttgatatatcacGATTTATATCTAGtcacatcattttataaaattattttatataatctatttatatctAAAGTATAtctctataatataatttgatgtgaatacatatttagattaaaattgttacatccatataaaaattttagaaattaatatgattaatgtgatacataaaatttattttataataaaaatattttagtagtAATTCTACATACAGCCATATAGAGTGCACAAGTGTcatgcaatcgttttgaaaaatagtaaaatatattattaaaaaattaatatttttttattatgtagattctatatttactcactttttaaaAGAGATTGCACGTCCtacgactataaatatcatttcttttatattatataatattcacgtgataaaaatttaatttagaagataaattttaaaattaaaaattaaattaaaaaaagccaatttttattttattttttaaaacacttactaacaataaaataaattaaaagaaaaacctaaACCTCTAATTATAGTAGCATTAGTCTATTTATTTTAAggaaagtttagaaataatgATAGATATCGCGAGAAAATGGAAGAGTAGATAGATGCgatgaggaaaaaaaagggCGAAAGTGTTGTGTTTTCGAGAGACGTAGAGTACACGCGACAAACACGGGAGAGTTTTTAGGTATTGGCGGTAAGTGCCTGCCGACCTGCCTTGATTCACGTGACGTGACTCTCCCCCCCTCCGCCCCCTTGTAACTTGaacaaacactctctctctctctcttattattattattattaaaaaattaagaagaaaatcagatgggaaattgaaaagaaaagacatcTATCTTATGGACAATGAAACATTGATGCAACCTGCATCATCTCCATCAATTTTCGTTTTATTCCTCAACTATTTctattagtaaataaataattatattctcaattcttttcatcaacatatttaattaaatatttaaattattttattttattttatagataaatataaattaaattttataatttaagtgatgtattttatattaaaataacttaatttcttaataatatttaaatatatttttggaatATATTCTTTCAacatataatcaaatatattatttcttaatttttatcttatttacaGCTTTTAatccatatttttatatatttcataatatatattttaaaatgagaataatattataaaataatgttattttttataaaaatattataaacagtgcaagtttattatttttcttttatttattttttattttactaccaAAAAAATGACGGGCATTTACTGATTACTGTGTTAGTCTTGGGATACGGGGCCCAGCGCGACGGGCAGGGTACGATCCGTTGACTGAGATTCGAACCAAAACCCAATACCCGATTCGCAACGGCGCACACAGAAACCCGTGCCCGACATGCTGGGCAGACACGCACAAACAACTACAGGGTACCAAGTAACCCAACAAGCTCCTAACATGCACACTTCTATGTATGACTTTCAATTTCTTGAAACAAACTCACCCACAACTTTACTAAGAATACTCACAACCCATTTTATATGTAGTTTTTCAACAAAATCTTTAATCTTTGTTAATATATCTTGGATTTATGTGTATATAAAATACTAATTCTTGGATTGAgatctttttcaaattgaataatgctagatatagaCTTAAAGTGTACAAGTCTTGCACGTCTCCACCCAATGTTCAAAGTTCAATATGGTAAACGTGGGAGTTTTGAGTTATTTCGAtcagaaaattacaaaaaattccTCTTGTAACCTTCTTCACATGTACTCTTTTTGGTCAAGTTTAAGTGGCGGAACCATGCTTTAAACTTAGGTGCAGTTTCATACTTCCCTTTCGGTTGTATCTGTTTTCTATTCATGGCTTACCTTTATAAGGTTTTGTTTATGTGTGTACAAACCAATTCACACACATCCCATCAATGTTGATGGGATTGCACCCCACTACAATCTGTCAATTATATCGtccagaaaagaaaaatgttggataaactactttttttctttgttttggttttctcATTTGCCATTCCTAGTAACCGAGCAGGACCAGTCATCCCTTCTTAGTTTAACAACTCTTTCAGATTCCCCACAAATAACTTGGAAAAAGCAACCCACTCTAGCCAAATTTGTCACAGATGTCTAGCACCCTTACCAGCTTGGCATCTTTTTTCATGTGTAAATCGTTTTCTTCTTGTTATGATTCAAGTGCAACTTCGTGAATACTCCAAAAGGATGTGACAGCACAGGAATATCTAAATCAAATGTTTTATAGcaagtaaaagaaagaaaagaaactacAATGAATCAATTCTTTACAAATGTTTGTACAGCTGCGGCCTACACCAATGAAACTTTAAAACCTTTTGAAGCTTTGTTATCTAATTCATCACGCCAATCCGATTTCACCTCATGAACGGTGACCAACTGAGCAGATCAAGAATATATATAGACTCGAGTCTTCCATATGGATCATTGTGGACTTTGTAATAGGTATATTTACGTACCTGTTTGGACTCCAATTTATGTCAGAACAGCCTTTGCACCAAGGAAAGTGATGGATCAACTTCTGATAAAGAATGACTTTAAGTCAGATAACATAAAGATAAtccagataaaaaaaataaataaataatctctacAACCATGTTATTTCCAAAATACCAAATACATGACATCCTCAATTATCTTAATGAATACAATTGTATTCTCAGCTTTTAGCCTATGCCCGGTACATGGCATTCCTTGCAAGTTTAGGTTAATTGTGGCACTTTGCACTAGCTAGCTTACAAAGTAATGTATTTTATGATGCATCTATTGTAAT
This genomic window from Carya illinoinensis cultivar Pawnee chromosome 7, C.illinoinensisPawnee_v1, whole genome shotgun sequence contains:
- the LOC122314710 gene encoding uncharacterized protein LOC122314710 isoform X1, producing MGSLGGETAKKKAMWLYPKVLGSNPSERWGHSACCSQGVVYIFGGCCGGLHFSDVLVLHLDSMVWNTLITTGQGPGPRDSHSAVLVGHRMIVFGGTNGSKKVNDLHVLDLVTNEWIRPECEGTPPSPRESHTATIVGDDKIVIFGGSGEGEANYLNDLHVLDLKTMKWTSPEVQGDVPVPRDSHSAVSIGNKLFVYGGDRGDRYHGDVDMLDMETLTWSRLAVQGSSPGVRAGHAAVNVRTKVYVIGGVGDKHYYNDVWVLDVSTCSWTQLGICGQQPQGRFSHTAVLTDSDIAIYGGCGEDERPLNEFLVLQLGAEHPNGRYNVSMCKIFGNHWNQEKRSYPRETDNNLKNVLMGNNIAVRKRAHEPESETKQCFGFSSDTLHPKRRRTASSKAWEVELEQEEHSLSLSQHSSPSQSDQEQASLKKSADSISTSHGFHLFKQIPSNYQSNNSPASKQKGLGSMARRTQQDVQFLGEHQNQLNLETRLHVVPTGRPGAQYSAVGQKSLEGGPVQNLIGAEVRGKVDGAFDSGLLMTATINGKTFRGVLFAPAPGVVARGAILAQDTSPMINQIAVAQPFPNSNHAEPFKSLQQPIKYPMPESSHSFQQAQVTRPYPVMRAASSPAKEPKLRSDLQGVVLTLGGPGSGHGRS